In the Catharus ustulatus isolate bCatUst1 chromosome 18, bCatUst1.pri.v2, whole genome shotgun sequence genome, one interval contains:
- the CCDC92 gene encoding coiled-coil domain-containing protein 92 has translation MATSTLEYQLQSAQKNLLFLQREHANTLKGLHAELRRLQQRCTDLTYELTVKSSDSSDSGGSRSDELKSKCKDLEAQLKIKDAENSELLKELEQKNAMIMVLENTIKEREKKYLEELKMKSHKLNMLSSELEQRASTIAYLTSQLHAAKKKLLSASGTSEGTPSGSPVLSSYKPSPPKDKLPETPRRRMKKSLSTPLNPEFEEAYRIGAESRKLVLREPVDAMPDPTPFLLARETAEVHLIKERPLVIPPIPSDRAPGESHSPGREKPHKAHIGVAHRIHHAAPAQPQDVETLAVDQVHGSKVVRKHSGTDRTV, from the exons ATGGCCACCTCAACCCTGGAGTACCAGCTGCAGAGTGCCCAGAAGAacctgctcttcctgcagcGGGAACATGCCAACACCCTGAAGGGGCTGCACGCGGAGCTGCGCCGGCTGCAGCAGCGCTGCACAG atttaACCTATGAGCTGACTGTAAAGAGTTCAGACTCGTCAG ACAGTGGCGGTTCACGCAGCGATGAACTCAAAAGTAAGTGCAAGGATCTTGAAGCTCAGCTGAAAATCAAAGACGCTGAAAACAGCGAATTGTTGAAAGAACTTGAACAAAAGAACGCGATGATAATGGTGCTGGAAAATACtattaaagaaagagaaaagaagtatttggaagagttaaaaatgaaaagccaTAAGCTCAATATGTTGTCCAGTGAACTGGAGCAGAGAGCGAGCACGATTGCCTATCTGACCTCTCAGCTGCACGCGGCCAAGAAGAAGCTGCTGAGTGCCAGCGGGACTTCGGAGGGGACCCCGTCTGGCAGCCCCGTGCTGTCCAGCTACAAACCGTCCCCTCCCAAGGACAAACTGCCGGAGACGCCGCGGCGCAGGATGAAGAAGAGCCTGTCCACACCGCTGAACCCCGAGTTCGAAGAGGCCTACAGAATAGGGGCGGAGAGCCGCAAGCTGGTGCTGCGGGAGCCCGTGGATGCCATGCCCGATCCCACGCCcttcctgctggccagggaaACGGCTGAGGTGCATCTGATCAAGGAGAGGCCGCTGGTGATCCCGCCCATCCCTTCGGATCGCGCGCCCGGCGAGTCGCACAGCCCCGGGCGCGAGAAGCCGCACAAGGCGCACATCGGGGTGGCTCATCGCATCCACCACGCCGCGCCCGCCCAGCCGCAGGACGTGGAGACCCTGGCGGTGGATCAGGTGCACGGAAGCAAAGTGGTCAGAAAGCACTCGGGGACAGACAGAACTGTCTGA